A portion of the Mytilus galloprovincialis chromosome 12, xbMytGall1.hap1.1, whole genome shotgun sequence genome contains these proteins:
- the LOC143054188 gene encoding organic cation transporter protein-like isoform X1 — translation MSVDVNEYLESVLTDLGVCGKFQLLFYCLVYGSMVPAAFSVLMMAFGGLEPNWSCNWLSKNGQVVNITSQMMCKPDNSTTEAVCFSKTFDSSMSTIVDKFIVTSNIQWDLTCDREWIISTITTIQLAGLLFGAFMSGQIGDLFGRKSTFFVSFIMLFTFNLLAAFSVSWQMFAVLRFFIGIASGWYLTIYIIILAELTSTKYRSGIVAFPAWPIGTMIFGLFCWILHDWQNIQIATAILCLPWLIGHCFVPESYRWFVSRNKVNEAHQVLIKIAKLNGKPPPDFVKLCDVIAMSKTENTRDRKHTVVDILKTKHLLKDSLLLNVCWISCGYGYFAISFGVQQLSGNLYLNIVLLGLVDVVQILVSFIANKIGRKRTTFIFFAVAGITGIVVGILQFLDLNNKGQLVNGFAFTSKMCVNSGWISLIILTSEIYPTVVRNVGFGLNNSVARVGAMTAPQLVFASKHMPGLSYLLLGGLFLLSCICLVFLPETNRKALKDTIDENEEL, via the exons ATGTCAGTAGACGTCAACGAATATTTAGAAAGCGTCCTAACTGATTTAGGGGTATGTGGAAAATTCCAGCTTCTGTTTTACTGTCTTGTTTATGGAAGCATGGTACCAGCTGCATTCAGTGTTCTGATGATGGCATTTGGTGGGCTAGAGCCAAATTGGTCATGTAACTGGTTGTCAAAGAATGGCCAGGTGGTAAATATTACATCTCAAATGATGTGCAAGCCAGATAATTCTACAACTGAAGCGGTTTGCTTTTCAAAGACATTTGATTCCTCCATGTCTACAATAGTTGATAAG TTTATTGTTACATCTAATATACAGTGGGACTTAACATGTGACAGAGAATGGATAATATCAACAATAACAACCATACAACTGGCAGGACTACTTTTTGGTGCATTCATGTCCGGTCAGATCGGCGATTTGTTCGGGAGAAAATCaactttttttgtttcatttattatGCTTTTCACATTCAACCTCTTGGCAGCTTTTTCAGTAAGCTGGCAAATGTTTGCAGTTTTGAGATTTTTCATTGGAATTGCAAGTGGATGGTATTTGACAATTTACATTATAATTTTGGCTGAACTGACTTCTACTAAATATAGATCTGGTATAGTGGCATTTCCAGCTTGGCCAATAGGAACAATGATTTTTGGATTATTTTGCTGGATTTTACACGATTGGCAAAACATTCAGATTGCAACTGCTATTTTGTGTCTACCATGGCTGATTGGACATTG CTTTGTACCAGAAAGTTACAGATGGTTTGTGTCAAGAAATAAAGTCAACGAAGCTCACCAagttttaataaaaattgcaaaactaAATGGAAAACCACCACCAGATTTTGTTAAATTGTGTGACGTCATAGCTATGTCAAAGACCGAAAATACTAGAGATAGAAAACACACTGTTGTAGATATTTTGAAGACAAAACATCTTCTAAAAGACTCTTTACTTTTGAATGTTTGTTG GATATCATGTGGATATGGATATTTTGCTATTTCTTTTGGTGTACAGCAGTTATCTGGAAATCTTTACCTAAATATAGTTCTTCTTGGACTTGTTGACGTAGTACAAATATTGGTGTCTTTTATAGCTAATAA GATTGGTAGGAAGAGAACTACTTTTATATTCTTTGCAGTTGCAGGAATAACAGGAATTGTTGTTGGAATTCTACAATTTCTAG ATCTAAACAATAAAGGACAATTGGTAAATGGTTTTGCCTTTACGTCTAAAATGTGTGTTAATTCGGGATGGATTTCCCTCATCATCCTTACGTCTGAGATATATCCAACAGTTGTCAG AAATGTAGGTTTCGGTCTGAACAATTCTGTAGCACGTGTAGGTGCAATGACAGCGCCACAGCTAGTATTCGCA agTAAACATATGCCAGGACTATCTTACTTACTGCTTGGAGGATTGTTCCTTCTTTCTTGCATCTGTTTAGTTTTTTTACCAGAGACGAATAGGAAAGCTTTGAAAGACACCATAGACGAGAACGAAGAGctataa
- the LOC143054188 gene encoding organic cation transporter protein-like isoform X2, with protein sequence MSVDVNEYLESVLTDLGVCGKFQLLFYCLVYGSMVPAAFSVLMMAFGGLEPNWSCNWLSKNGQVVNITSQMMCKPDNSTTEAVCFSKTFDSSMSTIVDKWDLTCDREWIISTITTIQLAGLLFGAFMSGQIGDLFGRKSTFFVSFIMLFTFNLLAAFSVSWQMFAVLRFFIGIASGWYLTIYIIILAELTSTKYRSGIVAFPAWPIGTMIFGLFCWILHDWQNIQIATAILCLPWLIGHCFVPESYRWFVSRNKVNEAHQVLIKIAKLNGKPPPDFVKLCDVIAMSKTENTRDRKHTVVDILKTKHLLKDSLLLNVCWISCGYGYFAISFGVQQLSGNLYLNIVLLGLVDVVQILVSFIANKIGRKRTTFIFFAVAGITGIVVGILQFLDLNNKGQLVNGFAFTSKMCVNSGWISLIILTSEIYPTVVRNVGFGLNNSVARVGAMTAPQLVFASKHMPGLSYLLLGGLFLLSCICLVFLPETNRKALKDTIDENEEL encoded by the exons ATGTCAGTAGACGTCAACGAATATTTAGAAAGCGTCCTAACTGATTTAGGGGTATGTGGAAAATTCCAGCTTCTGTTTTACTGTCTTGTTTATGGAAGCATGGTACCAGCTGCATTCAGTGTTCTGATGATGGCATTTGGTGGGCTAGAGCCAAATTGGTCATGTAACTGGTTGTCAAAGAATGGCCAGGTGGTAAATATTACATCTCAAATGATGTGCAAGCCAGATAATTCTACAACTGAAGCGGTTTGCTTTTCAAAGACATTTGATTCCTCCATGTCTACAATAGTTGATAAG TGGGACTTAACATGTGACAGAGAATGGATAATATCAACAATAACAACCATACAACTGGCAGGACTACTTTTTGGTGCATTCATGTCCGGTCAGATCGGCGATTTGTTCGGGAGAAAATCaactttttttgtttcatttattatGCTTTTCACATTCAACCTCTTGGCAGCTTTTTCAGTAAGCTGGCAAATGTTTGCAGTTTTGAGATTTTTCATTGGAATTGCAAGTGGATGGTATTTGACAATTTACATTATAATTTTGGCTGAACTGACTTCTACTAAATATAGATCTGGTATAGTGGCATTTCCAGCTTGGCCAATAGGAACAATGATTTTTGGATTATTTTGCTGGATTTTACACGATTGGCAAAACATTCAGATTGCAACTGCTATTTTGTGTCTACCATGGCTGATTGGACATTG CTTTGTACCAGAAAGTTACAGATGGTTTGTGTCAAGAAATAAAGTCAACGAAGCTCACCAagttttaataaaaattgcaaaactaAATGGAAAACCACCACCAGATTTTGTTAAATTGTGTGACGTCATAGCTATGTCAAAGACCGAAAATACTAGAGATAGAAAACACACTGTTGTAGATATTTTGAAGACAAAACATCTTCTAAAAGACTCTTTACTTTTGAATGTTTGTTG GATATCATGTGGATATGGATATTTTGCTATTTCTTTTGGTGTACAGCAGTTATCTGGAAATCTTTACCTAAATATAGTTCTTCTTGGACTTGTTGACGTAGTACAAATATTGGTGTCTTTTATAGCTAATAA GATTGGTAGGAAGAGAACTACTTTTATATTCTTTGCAGTTGCAGGAATAACAGGAATTGTTGTTGGAATTCTACAATTTCTAG ATCTAAACAATAAAGGACAATTGGTAAATGGTTTTGCCTTTACGTCTAAAATGTGTGTTAATTCGGGATGGATTTCCCTCATCATCCTTACGTCTGAGATATATCCAACAGTTGTCAG AAATGTAGGTTTCGGTCTGAACAATTCTGTAGCACGTGTAGGTGCAATGACAGCGCCACAGCTAGTATTCGCA agTAAACATATGCCAGGACTATCTTACTTACTGCTTGGAGGATTGTTCCTTCTTTCTTGCATCTGTTTAGTTTTTTTACCAGAGACGAATAGGAAAGCTTTGAAAGACACCATAGACGAGAACGAAGAGctataa
- the LOC143054188 gene encoding solute carrier family 22 member 6-A-like isoform X3, giving the protein MSKTENTRDRKHTVVDILKTKHLLKDSLLLNVCWISCGYGYFAISFGVQQLSGNLYLNIVLLGLVDVVQILVSFIANKIGRKRTTFIFFAVAGITGIVVGILQFLDLNNKGQLVNGFAFTSKMCVNSGWISLIILTSEIYPTVVRNVGFGLNNSVARVGAMTAPQLVFASKHMPGLSYLLLGGLFLLSCICLVFLPETNRKALKDTIDENEEL; this is encoded by the exons ATGTCAAAGACCGAAAATACTAGAGATAGAAAACACACTGTTGTAGATATTTTGAAGACAAAACATCTTCTAAAAGACTCTTTACTTTTGAATGTTTGTTG GATATCATGTGGATATGGATATTTTGCTATTTCTTTTGGTGTACAGCAGTTATCTGGAAATCTTTACCTAAATATAGTTCTTCTTGGACTTGTTGACGTAGTACAAATATTGGTGTCTTTTATAGCTAATAA GATTGGTAGGAAGAGAACTACTTTTATATTCTTTGCAGTTGCAGGAATAACAGGAATTGTTGTTGGAATTCTACAATTTCTAG ATCTAAACAATAAAGGACAATTGGTAAATGGTTTTGCCTTTACGTCTAAAATGTGTGTTAATTCGGGATGGATTTCCCTCATCATCCTTACGTCTGAGATATATCCAACAGTTGTCAG AAATGTAGGTTTCGGTCTGAACAATTCTGTAGCACGTGTAGGTGCAATGACAGCGCCACAGCTAGTATTCGCA agTAAACATATGCCAGGACTATCTTACTTACTGCTTGGAGGATTGTTCCTTCTTTCTTGCATCTGTTTAGTTTTTTTACCAGAGACGAATAGGAAAGCTTTGAAAGACACCATAGACGAGAACGAAGAGctataa